Proteins co-encoded in one Papaver somniferum cultivar HN1 chromosome 5, ASM357369v1, whole genome shotgun sequence genomic window:
- the LOC113279660 gene encoding uncharacterized protein LOC113279660, which produces MDKVRQMKGFRPLKILNAIRAEDKDKLSTISTINAAKATIKRTEWDGRFIMQQSEWLAETLNYAMQTKVGPDEKVTHIFLAHPRMMDLSQSFYQVLFIDCTYRTNKYKMPMLNVVSHTSNKNSFTVAWCFMEKEEIKDYVWALQQVRLIYRGEETP; this is translated from the coding sequence ATGGATAAAGTTAGGCAAATGAAGGGATTCAGACCACTTAAGATCCTAAATGCAATAAGGGCGGAAGATAAGGATAAATTGTCCACCATTTCCACAATCAATGCCGCCAAAGCAACGATTAAGagaactgaatgggatggtaggttcattatgcaacaatcagagtggttagCAGAAACTCTTAACTACGCCATGCAAACTAAGGTGGGTCCGGATGAGAAAgtgactcatatttttcttgcACATCCAAGGATGATGGATTTGTCTCAGTCTTTTTACCAGGTTCTATTCATAGATTGCACCTACAGGACAAACAAGTATAAAATGCCGATGTTGAATGTGGTAAGCCATACTTCGAATAAAAATTCATTCACCGTTGCATGGTGCTTtatggaaaaagaagaaataaaggaCTATGTTTGGGCGTTGCAAC